Below is a genomic region from Penaeus monodon isolate SGIC_2016 chromosome 33, NSTDA_Pmon_1, whole genome shotgun sequence.
NNNNNNNNNNNNNNNNNNNNNNNNNNNNNNNNNNNNNNNNNNNNNNNNNNNNNNNNNNNNNNNNNNNNNNNNNNNNNNNNNNNNNNNNNNNNNNNNNNNNNNNNNNNNNNNNNNNNNNNNNNNNNNNNNNNNNNNNNNNNNNNNNNNNNNNNNNNNNNNNNNTCATTAAGTAAAAGTATTGCATTCTGGAAGTCTGATAATCCTTTTGAGTTGGGTGATGCTGAAAAGATCGATGCTTCTTCCCCTGTAAAGGCTGGGAGGAACTTCAACAAGCACCTCTCCATAAAGTACTTCCGACGACTCATGGGTGTCCATCCTGATTCCAAATTCCACATGCCCAAGTACGAAGCTCACCAGATTCCTGAGAACTTTGAAATGCCCAAAGAGTTTGACTCTCGAGCTGCCTGGCCGATGTGTCCCACAATTGGTGAAATTCGTGACCAGGGTTCCTGTGGATCTTGCTGGGTATGTATGNNNNNNNNNNNNNNNNNNNNNNNNNNNNNNNNNNNNNNNNNNNNNNNNNNNNNNNNNNNNNNNNNAATGTCAGTATTAGTAGTAGAGGGCCTAGTTatcatagtatgtatgtagtagtatgattattattgttacttgggtaaatattattttcagtttAAATGGNNNNNNNNNNNNNNNNNNNNNNNNNNNNNNNNNNNNNNNNNNNNNNNNNNNNNNNNNNNNNNNNNNNNNNNNNNNNNNNNNNNNNNNNNNNNNNNNNNNNNNNNNNNNNNNNNNNNNNNNNNNNNNNNNNNNNNNATATTCCTAAGCTAAGCTTaggagtattgtgtgtgtggttttagatGTACTAGTGTAGCTGGTGAAATGTGTCTGCTTTGTTTGagtgtattatgtgttgtgggaGCCTATTCCAGTCATGAATGGTGTGTGGTAAGTATGAGTGTTTGTAAGAATCCGTATTGGCGGGGTATGTTAAGTATTTCtgttgtgagtgttttgtgtgtttatgtttgcgtggTGTAGGTAATGTTGCTTATTTATGTCAGtttgattgtttgtgatttttgaaCATAGTTGCTAAaatgtgtgcttgtctgtgtattGTGAGGTTGTCCATGTGTAATTGTTGTTTAATACTTGTTGCAATGTCAGAAGCTTGTGTAATTGTTTGTGATTAACCTGGCTGCTGAGCGTTAATCTTTTCTAATTTCctaatatttgtctgtgtgtgtggaccaTACACTGCTGTGTAATACTCCAGTATTGGGCAGACAAGTGTATTGTAGGCTATGTGTTTAATGTCTTGTGTACATCTATGTAGATTACTCCTCAGGAAACCTAGTGTTCTGTTTGCTTTGTCNNNNNNNNNNNNNNNNNNNNNNNNNNNNNNNNNNNNNNNNNNNNNNNNNNNNNNNNNNNNNNNNNNNNNNNNNNNNNNNNNNNNGAACAGATTGAATATGGAAATTTTAAAGGCGCTTGGGAACAAGTGaaatttatgattttcatttgtCCAGCTGAAAGGTCATTTGCCATATGATTTCCCATTGCTAGAGGGAGTCTAGGTCAGTCTGGAGGAGGTTACAACCATCAGGTGTCTTAATTTGTTGATAGATGAGGCTGTTGTCAGCAAAAAGTCACTCACACACTgactcactcgctcacacacagaTGCCAGTGTACATGActcgctcgctccctctcactttgtgctcgctcgctcgctccctctcacttttgctcgcttgctcgctcccTCTCGCTTTGTGCTCGCGTCGCTCGCTCCCTCTCACTTTtgactcgctcgctcgctcactctcactttgTGCTCGCTCCGCTCGCTCACTTCACTTGTGCCCACTCCCTTGGGCATACACAGCatcatatgttgtatttttgtatttttctcatgTATTAGACTGAAAATGAGATTTATTGTATATCTGTTTTTATCATGATCTTGATACAGtcgttttcttcaaattttgTTTCTTTCAGGCATTTGGAGCTGTAGAGGTGATGAGTGATCGGCAGTGTATCCACAGCAAGGGCAAGAGCAACTTCCACTATTCTGCAGAAAATCTTGTGTCTTGTTGCCACCTCTGTGGTTTTGGATGTAACGGAGGTTTCCCAGGTGCAGCTTTCAAGTACTGGGTGCACAGTGGTATTGTATCAGGAGGCTCGTTTAATTCCACTCTGGGATGTCAGCCCTATGAGATTGCTCCTTGTGAACATCACGTTTCAGGACCCCGACCCAAGTGCTCTGAGGGTGGTGGCACCCCAAAGTGTGCCAAGACATGTGAGAAGGGCTACATTGTGGACTACGAGAGTGATCTGCATCATGGAGGCAAAGCATACAGCATCATGAAAGATGAAGACCAAATCAAGTATGAGATCATGAACAATGGGCCTGTGGAAGGAGCTTTCACCGTTTA
It encodes:
- the LOC119594118 gene encoding cathepsin B-like, yielding MRVILGLLVAAVAVNASSHFLSDKFIRQLQSEDSTWEAGRNFNKHLSIKYFRRLMGVHPDSKFHMPKYEAHQIPENFEMPKEFDSRAAWPMCPTIGEIRDQGSCGSCWAFGAVEVMSDRQCIHSKGKSNFHYSAENLVSCCHLCGFGCNGGFPGAAFKYWVHSGIVSGGSFNSTLGCQPYEIAPCEHHVSGPRPKCSEGGGTPKCAKTCEKGYIVDYESDLHHGGKAYSIMKDEDQIKYEIMNNGPVEGAFTVYVDFLHYKSGVYQHRHGLPLGGHAIRVLGWGEENGTPYWLCANSWNTDWGDNGLFKILRGSDHCGIESEISAGLPKVN